One stretch of Tepiditoga spiralis DNA includes these proteins:
- a CDS encoding aldo/keto reductase produces MNTNEINLSNSGLILSKIVHGMMRLNTWNYTKKELLKLIEKDIDIGVTTFDHADIYGNYTCEKIFGEVLKDKKDLRRRIQIITKCGIVLSKKNHIKYYDTSKEHIIKSVETSLKNLNTDYIDLLLIHRPDPLMNPNKVAEAFNELKRDGKVLHFGVSNFTSQQFKMIESRLNFPLITNQIEVSPYNLSNFKNDEINFLMKKRVNPMAWSPNAGGLLFKPNDEKSKKLNNVLNEVAKELNLNSIDKVIYAWILNHPAGILPIIGSGKVERLKIAIDSLNIKLTKEQWFKIYTTSLGHNVY; encoded by the coding sequence ATGAATACAAATGAAATTAATCTTTCAAACAGTGGATTAATACTATCTAAAATAGTACATGGAATGATGCGTTTGAACACATGGAACTATACAAAAAAAGAACTTTTAAAATTAATTGAAAAAGATATCGATATTGGAGTAACAACCTTTGATCATGCTGATATATATGGAAATTATACTTGTGAAAAAATCTTTGGAGAAGTTTTAAAAGATAAAAAAGATTTGAGAAGAAGAATACAGATAATTACAAAATGTGGCATTGTCCTTTCAAAAAAAAATCACATAAAGTACTATGATACAAGTAAAGAACACATAATAAAATCTGTAGAAACATCATTAAAAAACTTAAACACAGACTATATAGATTTATTATTAATACATCGTCCTGATCCTTTAATGAATCCTAATAAAGTTGCAGAAGCATTTAATGAATTAAAACGTGATGGAAAAGTACTACACTTTGGTGTTTCAAATTTCACATCACAACAATTTAAAATGATCGAATCAAGATTAAACTTTCCATTAATTACAAATCAAATTGAAGTATCACCATACAATCTTTCAAACTTTAAAAATGATGAAATTAATTTTTTAATGAAAAAAAGGGTAAATCCAATGGCATGGTCTCCTAATGCTGGAGGATTATTATTTAAACCCAATGATGAAAAAAGTAAAAAATTGAATAATGTATTAAATGAAGTAGCAAAAGAATTAAACTTAAATTCTATTGACAAAGTTATATATGCTTGGATTTTAAATCATCCAGCAGGTATTTTACCAATAATAGGAAGTGGAAAAGTAGAAAGATTAAAAATTGCAATTGATTCATTAAATATAAAATTAACAAAAGAACAATGGTTTAAAATTTATACAACTTCATTAGGTCATAATGTATATTAA
- a CDS encoding TIM-barrel domain-containing protein produces MTSYKITKITNKFSFGNPFNTNAVINNYLNLKKIKKNMPFFEVKNENDTIKLTYKMNNKDKIYGLGEMMGGLNKRGKKYKTYSNDVPIHTPDLENLYGNHPFLIVDGVETFGFFIDFPGKIEFDIGFEKYDTLEIKLKNNFDIYIFEGKKDEIIKEYLKLTGSPMSLPKWAFGYQQSRWSYPDKKSIKEIAKKFREYKIPCDAIYMDIDYMKDYKIFTIDKEKFTNFEKFVNEMKNEGFKLVPIIDPGVKIEKNYEVYEEGIKNNYFCKDEKGNDFTAAVWPGLTHFPDFLNEKVRKWWGDLYKNFNDMGIRAYWNDMNEPAIFYTPERLKEAFEVVKNVKNNDNLGIDVFKAKDSFVNMPNNIKDYKSFYHNVDGENILHDEVHNLYGFNMARATAEGLKRLDNNKRYFLLSRSSYSGQQRFSAIWMGDNMSWWEHMLYHIRMMLNLNITGFFYTGADIGGFGGNTSEDLVIRWMQLGAFTPLFRNHSAFGTRHQEPWEFSEKARNIMKDIIELRYAFIPYSYSEYMMSIEKLKPFISPMFLKYEEERIKEIEDQYMYGESLMIAPIITQNATGRYVHLPENKWLFWNASKYNERKLKVYNPGDYYVKADLFEIPLFIKENSIIVLTKPQNYIGEKEIEKLNVIAFVTEKSEYTYYEDDGETYNYKDGDYAKLKIEIAKDNTEYKIVIEKDESEDYKLKIKELNFEIYDKIGNVFTKKMEI; encoded by the coding sequence ATGACAAGTTATAAAATTACAAAAATCACAAATAAATTTTCTTTTGGGAATCCATTTAATACTAATGCTGTAATAAATAATTACTTAAATTTAAAAAAGATAAAAAAAAATATGCCTTTTTTTGAAGTTAAAAATGAAAACGATACCATAAAATTAACTTATAAAATGAATAATAAAGATAAAATTTATGGTCTTGGTGAAATGATGGGAGGATTAAATAAAAGAGGAAAAAAGTATAAAACTTATTCAAATGATGTTCCAATTCATACACCAGATTTAGAGAATTTGTATGGAAATCATCCTTTTTTAATAGTAGATGGAGTAGAAACTTTTGGTTTTTTTATAGATTTTCCTGGGAAAATAGAATTTGATATAGGATTTGAAAAGTATGATACTTTAGAAATAAAATTAAAAAATAACTTTGATATTTATATTTTTGAAGGCAAAAAAGATGAAATTATAAAAGAATATTTAAAGTTAACGGGAAGTCCTATGAGTTTACCAAAATGGGCATTTGGATATCAACAAAGTAGATGGAGTTATCCTGATAAAAAATCTATAAAAGAAATTGCAAAAAAATTTAGAGAATATAAAATTCCATGTGATGCAATATACATGGATATAGACTATATGAAAGATTATAAAATCTTTACAATAGACAAAGAAAAATTCACAAATTTTGAAAAATTTGTGAATGAAATGAAAAATGAAGGTTTTAAATTAGTTCCAATAATTGATCCTGGAGTTAAAATAGAAAAAAATTATGAAGTTTATGAAGAAGGAATAAAAAACAATTATTTTTGTAAAGATGAAAAAGGAAATGATTTTACTGCAGCTGTTTGGCCAGGACTTACTCATTTTCCAGATTTTTTAAATGAAAAGGTTAGAAAATGGTGGGGAGATTTATATAAAAATTTTAATGATATGGGAATAAGAGCATATTGGAATGATATGAATGAACCTGCTATTTTTTATACACCAGAAAGATTAAAAGAAGCATTTGAAGTTGTTAAAAATGTAAAAAATAATGATAATTTGGGAATAGATGTATTCAAAGCAAAAGATTCATTTGTAAATATGCCAAATAATATAAAAGATTATAAGAGTTTTTATCATAATGTTGATGGTGAAAATATTCTTCATGATGAAGTTCATAATTTGTATGGATTTAATATGGCAAGAGCAACTGCCGAAGGATTAAAAAGATTAGATAATAATAAAAGATATTTTTTACTATCAAGAAGTAGTTATTCAGGTCAGCAAAGATTTTCTGCAATTTGGATGGGAGATAACATGTCTTGGTGGGAACATATGCTATATCATATTAGAATGATGTTGAATTTAAACATTACCGGCTTTTTTTATACAGGTGCAGATATAGGTGGTTTTGGTGGAAACACTTCAGAAGATTTGGTTATAAGATGGATGCAATTGGGAGCTTTTACACCACTTTTTAGAAATCATTCTGCTTTTGGAACAAGACATCAAGAACCATGGGAATTTAGTGAGAAAGCTAGAAATATTATGAAAGATATAATTGAATTGAGATATGCTTTTATTCCATATTCATATTCTGAATATATGATGTCAATAGAAAAATTAAAACCTTTTATTTCTCCGATGTTTTTAAAGTATGAAGAAGAAAGAATAAAAGAAATAGAAGATCAATATATGTATGGAGAATCTTTAATGATTGCTCCAATCATTACTCAAAATGCTACTGGAAGATATGTACATTTACCTGAAAACAAATGGCTCTTTTGGAATGCTTCAAAATATAATGAAAGAAAGTTAAAAGTTTATAATCCTGGTGATTACTATGTAAAAGCAGATCTTTTTGAAATACCTTTATTTATAAAAGAAAATTCGATTATTGTTTTAACCAAACCACAAAATTATATTGGAGAAAAAGAAATTGAAAAATTAAATGTAATAGCTTTTGTTACCGAAAAATCAGAATATACATATTATGAAGATGATGGTGAAACATATAATTATAAAGATGGAGATTATGCAAAATTAAAAATTGAAATAGCAAAAGATAATACTGAGTATAAAATAGTAATTGAGAAAGATGAAAGTGAAGATTATAAGTTAAAAATAAAAGAATTAAACTTTGAAATATACGATAAGATTGGAAATGTTTTTACTAAAAAAATGGAGATATAA
- the gatA gene encoding Asp-tRNA(Asn)/Glu-tRNA(Gln) amidotransferase subunit GatA, with translation MLKSLIGKNTIQEYVGKIEEKNKELNAVLRIEKVTGNKDGKYYGIPFLVKDNIQIEGTKLTCGSKILKNYNSVYTATAMKKLLDAGFSVIGKTNMDEFAMGSSNENSAYGPVKNPLDTEKIPGGSSGGSAAAVAAGMAPFAIGTDTGGSVRQPASFCEIVGYKPSYGMISRYGVVAFGSSLDQIGVLSTTVEDAATVVEIMKGKDEKDSTTVEHSTNLTSFFGEDIKGKKIAVPKIIYSEGVDKKILEEFENAVNLLKENGAIVEEIDIPELKYAVSIYYIIAPSEASSNLSRFDGVRYGLRKNEKGLSDLYNKTRDEGFGIEVKRRILMGTYTLSSAYYDAYFSKASKVRKLMSDKINNVLENYDLILTPTSPTLPPKIGEELTPLEYYLMDIFTIPANLVGLPAISVPFNKIGIQFIGKRLKDEEMLAVADAFEKKVGVH, from the coding sequence ATGTTAAAAAGTTTAATAGGGAAAAATACTATTCAAGAGTATGTTGGAAAAATAGAAGAAAAAAACAAAGAATTAAATGCAGTTTTAAGAATAGAAAAAGTTACTGGAAACAAAGATGGAAAGTATTATGGAATTCCATTTTTAGTAAAAGATAATATACAAATTGAAGGAACAAAGTTAACTTGTGGATCTAAAATATTAAAAAATTATAATAGCGTTTATACAGCAACTGCTATGAAAAAATTACTTGATGCTGGATTTTCTGTTATAGGAAAAACAAATATGGATGAATTTGCAATGGGAAGTTCAAACGAAAACTCAGCATATGGTCCAGTAAAAAATCCACTTGATACAGAAAAAATTCCAGGAGGAAGTTCAGGAGGATCAGCAGCAGCAGTTGCAGCTGGAATGGCTCCATTTGCTATAGGTACTGATACAGGGGGATCTGTTAGACAACCAGCATCTTTTTGTGAAATTGTTGGATATAAGCCATCATATGGAATGATTTCAAGATATGGTGTTGTAGCTTTTGGATCTTCATTGGATCAAATTGGTGTTCTTTCAACAACAGTAGAAGATGCTGCAACTGTTGTTGAAATAATGAAAGGAAAAGATGAAAAAGATTCAACAACAGTTGAACATAGTACAAACTTAACTTCTTTTTTTGGTGAAGATATTAAAGGTAAAAAAATTGCAGTACCAAAAATTATCTATTCAGAAGGAGTAGATAAAAAAATTCTTGAAGAGTTTGAAAATGCAGTAAATCTTTTAAAAGAAAATGGAGCAATAGTAGAAGAAATAGATATTCCAGAATTAAAATATGCAGTTAGTATTTATTATATAATAGCTCCATCAGAAGCTTCTTCAAATTTATCAAGATTTGATGGAGTTAGATATGGATTGAGAAAAAATGAAAAAGGTTTATCTGATCTTTACAATAAAACAAGAGATGAAGGTTTTGGAATAGAAGTAAAAAGAAGAATATTAATGGGAACATATACACTTTCTTCAGCATATTATGATGCATATTTTTCGAAGGCATCTAAAGTTAGAAAATTAATGTCAGATAAAATAAATAATGTATTAGAAAATTATGATTTAATACTTACTCCAACCTCTCCAACACTTCCGCCAAAAATTGGAGAAGAGTTAACTCCATTAGAATATTATTTAATGGATATTTTTACAATACCAGCAAACTTAGTAGGATTACCAGCAATAAGTGTTCCGTTTAATAAGATTGGAATACAATTTATTGGAAAACGATTAAAGGATGAAGAAATGCTTGCAGTTGCAGATGCATTTGAAAAAAAGGTAGGTGTTCATTAA
- a CDS encoding metallophosphoesterase family protein, producing MKKFTEKLLIIFVLIISLVSLIKIIYPFINDQDENIIYNSVQKINNSTTTDDFSFVVMGDNKNSISTFSKIIKDVNNDDSIKFIINTGDMVFDGNPIKYSFFIKQIKTLNKPFLPVCGNHDVADGGTDKYNMLFGPLYYSFNTKNSYFIVLNNSNEENIDLWQMKWLIKKLNESKKFDHTFIFMHVPIFDPRVKMENQPGHSMKNLNNAKKLMSILKSYKIDKIFFGHIHGYYKGNFEGIPYIVTGGGGAELVGSNKNHDFYHYIKVTVKNNDVTYDVHKLNSPDFNFIDRVGAFLWLYLYAFIAINYWAIIFALSTLLILIIYLKNIKSKNNK from the coding sequence ATGAAAAAATTTACTGAAAAATTATTAATAATTTTTGTATTAATAATCTCATTAGTTTCATTAATTAAAATTATATATCCATTTATAAATGATCAAGATGAAAATATAATTTATAACAGTGTACAAAAAATAAACAATTCGACAACAACAGATGATTTTTCTTTTGTTGTTATGGGAGACAATAAAAATTCAATCTCTACATTCAGTAAAATAATAAAAGATGTAAATAATGATGATTCAATAAAATTTATAATAAATACGGGAGATATGGTTTTTGATGGAAATCCAATAAAATATAGTTTTTTTATAAAACAAATAAAAACTTTAAACAAACCTTTTTTACCAGTATGTGGAAATCATGATGTAGCCGATGGTGGTACTGATAAATATAACATGTTGTTTGGACCATTATATTATTCATTTAATACAAAAAATTCATATTTTATTGTTTTAAATAATTCAAATGAAGAAAATATTGATTTGTGGCAAATGAAGTGGTTAATAAAAAAATTAAATGAATCAAAAAAATTTGATCATACTTTTATATTTATGCACGTACCAATATTTGATCCAAGAGTAAAAATGGAAAACCAACCTGGTCATTCAATGAAAAATCTAAACAATGCAAAAAAATTAATGAGTATATTAAAATCATATAAAATAGATAAAATATTTTTTGGACATATTCATGGATATTATAAAGGTAATTTTGAAGGAATACCTTATATAGTTACAGGTGGTGGTGGTGCAGAACTTGTTGGCAGTAACAAAAATCATGATTTTTACCATTATATAAAGGTTACAGTAAAAAACAATGATGTAACTTATGATGTACACAAATTAAATTCACCTGATTTTAATTTTATAGATAGAGTTGGTGCATTTTTATGGTTATATCTTTATGCATTTATAGCAATAAACTATTGGGCAATAATTTTTGCACTTTCAACACTTTTGATTTTAATAATATATTTGAAAAATATTAAGTCAAAAAATAATAAATAA
- the gatB gene encoding Asp-tRNA(Asn)/Glu-tRNA(Gln) amidotransferase subunit GatB — MFKPVIGLEIHAQLMTKTKAFCSCSADHFETEPNKNICPVCTGHPGALPVLNEKAIELAVRAGLAINGEINLYSKFDRKNYFYPDLTKGYQITQYFKPIITNGKLNVMGKDVRINRIHMEEDTGKMVHLGEEIHSSKESLIDYNRAGVPLIEIVTEPDIESAEQARAFMEKLRDILRYAEISTGDMEKGALRCDANVSVKNLETGEWSNKVEVKNINSFKFVEKAIKYEIERITEEMKNGNEIIQETRRWDSVKNATFSMRKKEGEADYRYFPEADLPPLIITKEFIENVKKTLPELPDEKSKRFVKEYKIPEYDAELLSSNKELSNYYEECARKVKDGKFVSNWIMTEVLRIMKEKNDNIFNLKLKPDHYLELKTLIESGKISTKIAKEIFPEMYDTGKMPSEIVKEKGLEQIDDDSMLYDLVEKLISENPKNVEKYKSGKTNIAGFFVGQVMKQTKGKANPAKLNNIVKELLDKQ; from the coding sequence ATGTTTAAACCAGTAATAGGCCTTGAAATTCATGCGCAATTAATGACAAAAACAAAAGCGTTTTGTAGTTGTAGCGCTGATCATTTTGAAACTGAACCAAATAAAAATATATGTCCAGTATGTACAGGACACCCTGGAGCGTTACCAGTATTAAATGAAAAAGCAATTGAACTTGCTGTTAGAGCAGGACTTGCAATAAATGGAGAAATTAATTTATATTCAAAATTTGATAGAAAAAATTATTTTTATCCTGATTTAACAAAAGGTTATCAAATAACTCAATACTTTAAACCAATAATTACAAATGGAAAATTAAATGTTATGGGAAAAGATGTAAGAATAAATAGAATTCATATGGAAGAAGATACAGGAAAGATGGTACATTTGGGAGAAGAAATCCATTCTTCTAAAGAAAGTTTGATAGATTATAATAGAGCAGGTGTTCCTTTAATAGAAATAGTTACAGAACCAGATATAGAATCAGCAGAACAGGCAAGAGCCTTTATGGAAAAATTAAGAGATATTTTAAGATATGCTGAAATATCAACAGGAGATATGGAAAAAGGGGCATTGAGATGTGATGCAAATGTTTCAGTAAAAAATCTTGAAACAGGTGAATGGAGTAATAAAGTAGAAGTTAAAAATATAAATTCTTTTAAATTTGTGGAGAAAGCAATTAAATATGAAATTGAAAGAATTACTGAAGAAATGAAAAATGGAAATGAAATTATTCAAGAAACAAGAAGATGGGATTCAGTAAAAAATGCTACTTTTTCAATGAGAAAAAAAGAAGGAGAAGCAGATTATAGATATTTTCCAGAAGCAGATTTACCACCTTTAATAATAACTAAAGAGTTTATAGAAAATGTAAAAAAAACACTACCAGAGCTTCCAGATGAAAAATCAAAAAGATTTGTAAAAGAATATAAAATACCGGAGTATGATGCAGAATTATTATCTTCAAATAAAGAACTTTCGAATTATTATGAAGAATGTGCAAGAAAAGTAAAAGATGGAAAATTCGTATCAAATTGGATAATGACAGAAGTTTTAAGAATTATGAAAGAAAAAAATGATAATATATTTAATTTAAAATTAAAACCAGATCATTATCTTGAATTAAAAACATTAATAGAATCAGGGAAAATATCTACAAAAATTGCAAAAGAAATTTTTCCTGAAATGTATGATACGGGAAAGATGCCATCAGAAATAGTAAAAGAAAAAGGATTAGAACAAATTGATGATGATTCAATGCTTTATGATCTTGTGGAAAAATTGATAAGTGAAAATCCTAAAAATGTAGAAAAATATAAAAGTGGTAAAACAAATATAGCTGGATTTTTTGTTGGCCAAGTAATGAAACAAACTAAAGGAAAGGCAAATCCTGCAAAATTAAATAATATAGTAAAAGAACTTTTAGATAAACAATAA
- a CDS encoding HutD family protein gives MIKLTEKNKLKISKWSGGKTTELKIYPENSIYEKRNFLWRVSTATVETEKSNFTKLLKIKRILMILEGKIKLIHENHYEKILSQYEKDSFMGDWETKSFGKVTDFNLMLSKNFDGDIKKIIFKNKSISKKLEKKNTYIFYSKNGRFDFYIENKKYTLNSENTLEITDFDGKIIIEKYEQSTLIYAKVFKV, from the coding sequence ATGATAAAACTTACTGAAAAAAATAAATTAAAAATATCCAAATGGTCTGGTGGAAAAACAACAGAATTAAAAATCTATCCAGAAAATTCAATTTATGAGAAAAGAAATTTTTTATGGAGAGTTAGTACAGCTACAGTTGAAACAGAAAAATCTAATTTTACAAAGTTATTAAAAATAAAAAGAATATTGATGATTTTAGAAGGAAAAATAAAATTAATTCATGAAAATCATTATGAAAAAATTTTATCTCAATATGAAAAAGATTCTTTTATGGGAGATTGGGAAACAAAAAGTTTTGGAAAAGTAACTGATTTTAATTTAATGCTTTCTAAAAATTTTGATGGAGATATAAAAAAAATTATTTTTAAAAACAAAAGTATTTCTAAAAAATTAGAAAAAAAAAATACATATATTTTTTATTCAAAAAATGGAAGGTTTGATTTTTATATAGAAAACAAAAAATATACACTAAATTCAGAAAATACTTTAGAAATAACTGACTTTGATGGAAAAATAATAATAGAAAAATATGAACAATCAACTTTAATATATGCAAAGGTTTTTAAAGTATGA
- the purN gene encoding phosphoribosylglycinamide formyltransferase: MKKIIVLASGNGSNFEALKNENINITHLICNKKNAYVIERAKKLKVPYTIISEKNKIIYNKKLFEKLKNLKFDLIVLAGYMKILPPEIVNYYKNKIVNIHPSLLPAFPGTHSIEKAYNYGVKYTGVTIHYVDEGMDTGKIIEQEIIKIDYTKNIDALETQIHIIEHKIYPKIIKKLLNI; the protein is encoded by the coding sequence ATGAAAAAAATAATTGTATTAGCCTCAGGAAATGGATCTAATTTTGAAGCCTTAAAAAACGAAAATATAAATATTACTCATTTAATATGCAATAAAAAAAATGCTTATGTAATTGAAAGAGCAAAAAAATTAAAAGTACCTTATACAATAATATCTGAAAAAAATAAAATAATATACAACAAAAAATTATTTGAAAAATTAAAAAACTTAAAATTTGATTTGATAGTATTAGCAGGATACATGAAAATATTACCTCCAGAAATAGTAAATTATTATAAGAATAAAATAGTAAATATACACCCATCATTATTACCAGCTTTTCCAGGGACACATTCTATTGAAAAAGCTTACAATTATGGAGTAAAATATACAGGGGTAACTATACATTATGTTGATGAAGGTATGGATACAGGAAAGATTATAGAACAAGAAATAATAAAAATAGATTATACAAAAAACATTGATGCCCTTGAAACTCAAATACACATAATAGAACACAAAATATACCCAAAAATAATTAAAAAACTATTGAATATTTGA
- the purM gene encoding phosphoribosylformylglycinamidine cyclo-ligase — translation MDYKKSGVNIDNADKMLENISEELGENKGLYGGTFPIYKYLKDYNEPVLVSSTDGVGTKMMLLEEEKQWNTAAIDLIAMNLNDLVCMGAKPLFFMDYYATGKLNPIDASNFVKELSKELKKLDCQLIGGETAELPGIFSKGKVDVDGFVVGIVEKNEILSKEKVKENDILIAIKSNGVHSNGFSLVRKLLEEKKLKYSKKIIAPTKLIVKQTLKIKNYIHAAAHITGGGIEGNLIRIIPEGLTAKINMNWNLPEIFDEIREAGVNIDDMLKTFNMGITIIYAVSKENEKIVLDELKNMGEDPIILGKVEKGSIGVEIIR, via the coding sequence ATGGATTATAAAAAAAGTGGAGTTAATATAGATAATGCTGATAAAATGTTAGAAAATATAAGCGAAGAACTTGGAGAAAACAAAGGCTTATATGGAGGAACATTCCCTATATATAAATACTTAAAAGATTATAATGAACCAGTTTTAGTATCTTCTACAGATGGTGTTGGTACAAAAATGATGTTATTAGAAGAAGAAAAACAATGGAATACAGCAGCTATAGATTTAATAGCCATGAATTTAAATGATTTAGTATGTATGGGAGCAAAACCATTATTTTTTATGGACTATTATGCAACAGGCAAATTAAACCCAATTGACGCATCAAACTTTGTTAAAGAACTTTCAAAAGAACTAAAAAAATTAGACTGTCAATTAATAGGTGGTGAAACAGCAGAATTACCTGGAATATTTTCAAAAGGAAAGGTTGACGTTGATGGATTTGTTGTTGGAATAGTAGAAAAAAACGAAATACTATCAAAAGAAAAAGTTAAAGAAAATGATATTTTAATTGCAATAAAATCAAATGGAGTACATTCAAATGGATTTTCACTTGTAAGAAAACTATTAGAAGAAAAAAAATTAAAATATTCTAAAAAAATAATAGCTCCAACTAAATTAATAGTAAAACAAACTTTAAAAATTAAAAATTATATACATGCTGCAGCACACATAACTGGTGGAGGAATAGAAGGAAATTTAATTAGAATAATACCTGAAGGATTAACTGCCAAAATAAATATGAATTGGAACTTACCAGAAATATTTGATGAAATAAGAGAAGCTGGAGTAAATATAGATGATATGTTAAAAACATTCAATATGGGAATTACTATTATTTATGCCGTTTCAAAAGAAAATGAAAAAATAGTTTTAGATGAATTAAAAAATATGGGCGAGGATCCCATAATATTAGGTAAAGTTGAAAAAGGAAGTATTGGAGTAGAAATAATAAGATGA
- the purF gene encoding amidophosphoribosyltransferase, whose protein sequence is MLMEECGVFGVFLKNEANVSPYIVEGLIALQHRGQEAAGIACSNFKKIELYKKSGTVSQVFNDKVLNEITGTLGIGHVRYSTKGGSSADNAQPFLIKYKNEYFSIAHNGQIENAEKVKRELEKNGTIFMTGSDTELILHILVGKLKTPPHKWTLEEISSIIFENIKPSYSLLILFEDRIIAIRDKKGYRPLSIYEDEYGHYISSEDCGFKFLNPNYKKIREIKPGEAVEISKYEVKSIQHETNEYKHCFFEHVYFARPDSNVFGRNVHLMRERLGQQCAIENPVDADIVVPVMESGFSGALGYSKISGIPIELGLMKNRYIGRTFINPGQTNREIGVRRKLSPIIQVIKNKRIVLIDDSIVRGTTMKRIVDMLKEAGANEVHVRIASPAVKDTCSWGVDIPNKKDLIAQKNIEDIKSEIHADSLGYVSLNGVKEILGSEYKNYCFFCFGGK, encoded by the coding sequence ATGTTAATGGAAGAATGTGGAGTTTTTGGTGTTTTTTTAAAAAATGAAGCTAATGTATCTCCTTATATTGTTGAAGGATTAATTGCTCTTCAACATAGAGGGCAAGAAGCAGCTGGAATAGCCTGTTCAAATTTTAAAAAAATAGAATTATATAAAAAATCTGGAACTGTTTCACAAGTTTTCAATGATAAAGTATTGAACGAAATAACTGGAACACTTGGAATAGGTCATGTTAGATACTCAACAAAAGGTGGTTCTTCTGCTGACAATGCTCAGCCTTTTCTAATAAAATATAAAAATGAGTACTTTTCAATAGCTCATAATGGTCAAATTGAAAATGCTGAAAAAGTGAAAAGAGAGTTGGAAAAAAATGGAACAATATTTATGACAGGTTCAGATACTGAATTAATTTTGCATATTTTGGTTGGTAAGTTAAAAACTCCACCACACAAATGGACTCTTGAAGAAATATCCTCAATAATATTTGAAAATATTAAACCATCATATTCATTATTAATTTTATTTGAAGATAGAATAATAGCTATACGTGATAAAAAAGGCTATAGACCTCTTTCTATTTATGAAGATGAATATGGTCATTATATTTCATCAGAAGATTGTGGTTTCAAGTTTTTAAACCCCAATTATAAAAAAATTCGTGAAATAAAACCAGGAGAAGCAGTTGAAATTTCAAAATATGAAGTAAAAAGCATACAACATGAAACAAATGAATATAAACATTGCTTTTTTGAACATGTTTATTTTGCAAGACCCGATTCAAATGTATTTGGAAGAAATGTTCATTTAATGCGTGAAAGACTCGGTCAACAATGTGCAATTGAAAATCCAGTTGATGCAGATATAGTTGTTCCAGTTATGGAGAGCGGTTTTTCTGGAGCATTGGGTTATTCAAAGATATCTGGAATACCAATAGAATTAGGATTAATGAAAAACAGATATATTGGAAGAACCTTTATAAACCCTGGACAAACCAATAGAGAAATAGGAGTAAGAAGAAAATTATCTCCAATAATTCAAGTTATAAAAAATAAAAGAATTGTATTAATAGATGATTCAATAGTAAGAGGAACTACCATGAAAAGAATTGTAGATATGTTAAAAGAAGCTGGTGCTAATGAAGTACATGTTAGAATTGCAAGTCCTGCTGTAAAAGATACATGTAGTTGGGGAGTAGATATACCCAATAAAAAAGATTTGATAGCACAAAAAAATATAGAAGATATAAAAAGTGAAATTCATGCCGATTCTCTTGGATATGTTTCATTGAATGGTGTAAAAGAAATTCTTGGATCAGAATATAAAAATTATTGTTTCTTTTGCTTTGGAGGTAAATAA
- a CDS encoding YaiI/YqxD family protein codes for MRILVDGDACPVKNIIIEIAKKYNIEVIIFASTDHNINIDYAKIIKVAPGRDSVDLVLINSSKEKDIVITNDYGLASLALSKKTIPISFSGIIFNEFNIDSFLMSRYLGAKSRRSGKNIKGPSKRTKEDDIKFKNSFLTIIKRGIKNEYK; via the coding sequence ATGAGAATTTTAGTCGATGGTGATGCATGTCCAGTAAAAAATATAATAATAGAAATTGCTAAAAAATATAATATTGAAGTTATAATTTTTGCAAGTACTGATCATAATATAAATATTGATTATGCTAAAATAATAAAGGTAGCTCCAGGTAGAGATTCTGTTGACTTAGTTTTAATTAATTCATCAAAAGAAAAAGATATAGTTATTACAAATGATTATGGATTAGCTTCATTAGCATTATCAAAAAAAACTATTCCTATTAGTTTTAGTGGAATTATATTTAACGAATTTAATATTGATTCATTTTTAATGAGTAGATATCTTGGGGCAAAAAGTAGAAGAAGTGGAAAAAATATAAAAGGTCCTTCAAAAAGAACAAAAGAAGATGATATTAAATTTAAAAATTCTTTTCTAACAATTATAAAAAGGGGGATAAAAAATGAATACAAATGA